CGGGCTTGGTCTTCCCGACGCCTTCGGTAATGACCTTGTCGCCGGGTTTGAGACCGGCGGTGACGACCCAGTCCGTGCCGACCGTGCGCGTCGCGGTGACGGTGCGCAGCACGGCTTTGTCGCCGTTGAGCACGAACACCGTGGCGTCGCCCTTGGGGTTGCGCGACACCGCCTGTTGCGGGATCAGGATCGCGCTGTTGTCGATCGACTGGGCGAAGCTCGCGCGCACGAACATGCCCGGGAGCAGCAGCCCTTTGGGGTTTGGGAACACCGCGCGCAGCGTCACCGTGCCGGTGGTCTGATCGACCACGACTTCGGAGAATTGCACCTTGCCGGTCATGCCGTAATCGCTGCCGTCTTCCAGCTTGAGCGTGACCGCCGCGCTGGTCGCGACTTCACCGCCCGAGGCGAGCGCGCGGCGCAGCCGCAGCAGGTCGGCGCTCGATTGCTGGATATCGACGAAGATCGGGTCGAGCCGCTGGATCGTCGCAAGGGCATCGGCCTGCCCCGAGGTGACGAGCGTGCCGACCGTGTAGAGCGAGCGGCCGATCCGCCCGGTGATCGGCGCGGGGACGGTGGTGAAGCGCAGGTTGATGTTCGCCGTCTCCAGCGCGGCACGCTGCTGCGCGACCGCAGCCGAGGCCTGCTTCGCGGCGGCATCGGCGTCGGTATAATCCTGCTTGGCGACCGCCTCGATCTCGGCGAGCGGCTTGTAGCGATCGGCCTTGATGCGGGTCGAGGCCGCGGTCGCCTGCGCGCTCAGCAGATTGGCCTGCGCCTGGTTGGCGGAAGCGCGGTAGAGGCTCGGATCAATCTGGTAGAGCGGCTGGCCCTTTTGGACGAGCGCGCCCTCGGTGAAGAAACGCCGGTAGATCACGCCCGAGACCTGAGGACGCACGTCCGAGCTTTCGAACGCCGAGGTGCGGCCCGCCAGTTCGGTGACGACCGGCACGCTGCTGGTCTTGGCGACGACATAGCCGACCTGTGGCGGCCCGGCATTGCCCTTTTTACCGCCGGCGCCACCGCCCGACCCCGCCGAACACCCGGCGAGCGCAGCCGTGCAGAGCAGGGCGATGGCGATAGTGGAAGGCGAACGAAGGAAGCGGCAGGGCTGGGGGGGCGTCATCGTAACTCCATCGCGCATCCGCCCGGAGTGCATGCGAGGGATCATTCCTCCGCATGAGACGCCGAATCCGAATACCGGGTATAACGCTTGTGTACCCGACTTCTTTTGCAGCGCAACACGCCCGATTCGGGCTTACCGCAACTTGGCGATCGAGAGTCCGTCGGCCTTGGCGCGATCCTTGGTGGATTCCTCGCTGCGCTTGAGCGCCTTGGCGATGGCTTTCAGTGCCATCCCCTTTTTCGCCAGCGTGTGCAGCTTCTGGATCTCGTCGGTGGTCCAGGGTTGGCGGTGGCGCTCGAATCGGTCTTCGCTCATCGCCGCCCAATACAGGATGCTGGGCGTGGTGACCATCTCGACAATACGGCCGCCGGTTGGCAAAGGCCGGGAAAACGGGGGGTGGAGGATCGTATGACCAGCTATGATGTGGTGATCGTCGGGGCGGGGCACGGCGGCGCGCAAGCGGCGGTGGCGCTGCGCCAGCAGAAATTCGCGGGCACGATCGCGATGATCGGCGACGAACCCGAACTCCCGTATGAGCGGCCACCGCTCTCCAAGGACTATCTGGCCGGCGACAAGAGCTTCGAACGTATCCTGATCCGCCCGCCCGCGTTCTGGGACGAGCGAAACGTGACGATGTTGCTCGGCGCGGCGGTGACGCGGGTCGATCCCGAAGCGCGGATCGTCGAGACGGCGGCGGGCGACGTGATCGGCTATGGCAAGCTGATCTGGGCGACGGGCGGAAGTCCGCGCAAACTGACCTGCGACGGGCACAGCCTGCGCGGCGTGCATGCGGTCCGCACGCGCGCCGATGTCGATCAGTTGGTTCGCGAGCTTCCGCAGGTGAACCGTGTCGTCGTGGTCGGTGGCGGCTATATCGGACTTGAGGCGGCGGCGGTGCTGACCAAGTTCGGCAAACATGTCACCGTGCTGGAGGCGCAGGACCGCGTGCTGGCGCGGGTCGCGGGCGAACCGCTGTCGCGCTTCTACGAGGCCGAGCACCGCGCGCATGGCGTCGATCTGCATCTGTCGGTCGGCGTCGCGTGCATCGAGGAACGCGACGGCGCAGCCTGCGGCGTGCGGCTGGCGAGCGGCGCGATCCTGCCGTGCGACATGGTGATCGTCGGCATCGGCGTGATCCCGGCGGTCGAGCCGTTGCTCGCGGCGGGCGCGGAGGGCGGTAACGGCGTCGCGGTCGATGCGCAGTGCCGCACCAGCCTCGCCGACATTTTCGCGATCGGCGATTGCGCGGCGCACGCCAACCGCTTC
This genomic stretch from Sphingomonas panacis harbors:
- a CDS encoding NAD(P)/FAD-dependent oxidoreductase — protein: MTSYDVVIVGAGHGGAQAAVALRQQKFAGTIAMIGDEPELPYERPPLSKDYLAGDKSFERILIRPPAFWDERNVTMLLGAAVTRVDPEARIVETAAGDVIGYGKLIWATGGSPRKLTCDGHSLRGVHAVRTRADVDQLVRELPQVNRVVVVGGGYIGLEAAAVLTKFGKHVTVLEAQDRVLARVAGEPLSRFYEAEHRAHGVDLHLSVGVACIEERDGAACGVRLASGAILPCDMVIVGIGVIPAVEPLLAAGAEGGNGVAVDAQCRTSLADIFAIGDCAAHANRFAEGATIRLESVQNANDQATIVAKTILGEDVAYDAVPWFWSNQYDLRLQTVGLSIGHDAVVVRGVPESRSFSVIYLKAGRVIALDCVNATKDYVQGRALVLAGAVIDPALLADADVPLKAMLPA
- a CDS encoding efflux RND transporter periplasmic adaptor subunit encodes the protein MTPPQPCRFLRSPSTIAIALLCTAALAGCSAGSGGGAGGKKGNAGPPQVGYVVAKTSSVPVVTELAGRTSAFESSDVRPQVSGVIYRRFFTEGALVQKGQPLYQIDPSLYRASANQAQANLLSAQATAASTRIKADRYKPLAEIEAVAKQDYTDADAAAKQASAAVAQQRAALETANINLRFTTVPAPITGRIGRSLYTVGTLVTSGQADALATIQRLDPIFVDIQQSSADLLRLRRALASGGEVATSAAVTLKLEDGSDYGMTGKVQFSEVVVDQTTGTVTLRAVFPNPKGLLLPGMFVRASFAQSIDNSAILIPQQAVSRNPKGDATVFVLNGDKAVLRTVTATRTVGTDWVVTAGLKPGDKVITEGVGKTKPDLRVRPVPAGSPQKIQAPQKPGQKG